The Geothrix sp. DNA segment CCCGTCCGGAGGGGGCACCCGCGGTGCGGATCTTCCCCTTCTGCGGTGACGTCGCCGCGGGCTCGCCGATCCTGCCGGAGAGCCGCGCCCTGCCCATCGAGGTGCCCAACAGCATCCACCGCCAGCGCGACGAGTTGTTCGTGCTGCGCGTGCGGGGTGACTCCATGGTTGATGACGCCATCCTCGACGGGGACCTGGTGGTGTTGCAGCGCAAGGGCGAGTACCGGAATGGCGACCGCGTGGTGGCCCTAATCGACCGGGAGGAGGTCACCCTCAAGGAGTTCCGCCGGGACGCCAAGGGTGTGTGGCTCATCCCCCACAACCCCGCGCTGCAGCCCCGCTGCTACCCGCCCCAGCTCATCGACATCCAGGGCATCCTCGTGGGCGTCATGCGCAGCTGCTGAAAACGAATAACAAGAACCGCGAAAGACACCAAAGGGGCGCGAAAGGAAAGACAAGCAATCTCCTTTCGCGCGCCCGAAGGGCGATTTCGCGAATTTCGCGGTTCCTGTTTTTCGATGGCCTCAGCTGGGCAATCGATCCCGGATGGCCTTGCCCATGGCCGTCGTGCTGAGTGTGCCGCCGAGATCGCTTGTTTTCGCACCGGCGGCCAGGGCGCCTGATACCGCAGCCTCCAAGGTTTTGGCCTCGGGTTCCCACCCCAAATGCCGGAACAGCAGGGCCGTGCTGAGCATCATGCCCACGGGATTGGCCAATCCCTTCCCGGCGATGTCCGGTGCGGAGCCGTGCACGGGCTCGGCCAGGGCCGTGCAGCGGAAGGGACGGTGGGGGGCCCAGCTGAGGGAGGGCGCCACACCCATGCCGCCGATGAAGGCGGCGCAGAGGTCGCTGATGAGGTCGCCCAGGTAGTTGTCGGCCGCGATCACGCCGAAGGAGGCCGGATCCTGCACCAGCGCGCAGAGCAGCGCATCGGCATGCATGCCGCGGGCGGCCACGCGCGGATGCAGCGGCTTCAGGTCTTCAAACACCCGCATCCATAGACCATGTCCGTGCTTGAGCACGTTGGCCTTGTGGGCCAGGGTGAGGGGGCGGTCCAGGGCCTCGGCCCGCTGGAACGCGGCAGTCAGCAGCCGACCGACGGCGGACTCCGTGTGGATCGCCAGGTCCACCGCACGACCCGGTTCGGTGGAACCCTGCAGACAGTAGGGGCCCTCGGTGTTCTCCCGGAAGACTTCCAGGTCCAGGTCGGGACCCGCTCCCGGCACCCAGGCCCGGCAGGGCCTGAAGTTCACCGTCAGGTCCAGGTCCTGCCTCAGCCGCAGCAGGATGGCCTCCGCGTGGCGCCCGTCGGGAATCCGGGGATCGCCCACTGCGCCGAAGAGGATGGCGTCGCAACCGTCCCTGATCGCCGTGAAGGCGGTTTCGGGCAGGGTCTCCCCCGTGGTCAGGTAGTGCCCGGCTCCATAGGGGAGCTGGAGGGTCTCCAGAACGTGGCCGCGGGAACGGGCCCAGGTCAGGCAGGGAAGAACCTCTGCCATGACTTCGGTTCCGACGCCGTCGCCGGGGATGAGGGCGATGCGAATCGGTTTGTCCAAGTCTCCGGCTCCTCCTCAAGAGCCGATGGTGCCACACTCCAGGATCTTTCCGGAGGACCACATGAGTCGGAACTGGAGGGTGGGCATGGGCATCATGGCAACGCTGGGATTGGCCTCGGCCGCAGACATCACCGAAGGCACCAAGGCCCCGGCCTTTGAAGCGCAGGATCAGAACGGAGCCACGATCCGCCTGGCGGATTTCCAAGGCAAGTCCGTCGTGGTGCTCTACTTCTATCCCAAGGACGACACGCCGGGCTGCACTGCCGAGGCCTGCAGCCTGCGGGACGGTTTCGCAGAACTCAAGGCCGCGGGCGCCGTGGTCCTGGGCGTCAGCGCGGACAGCACCCAGAGCCACAAGGCTTTCGCGGAGAAGTTCCACCTGCCCTTCAGCATCCTGGCCGACCCCGACAAGCGCATCATCGAGGCCTATGGCGTGAAAATGCCCCTGCTGGGGTTTGCCAAACGGGTCACCTTCCTCATCGATCGGCAGGGCATCGTGAGGAAGGTCCTCACCGATGTCCAGACCCGGGCGCATGACCAGCAGGTGCTCGCCCTCCTGAAGGGAATCTCCTAAGGAATTCCTGCATTTGCATTGAGCAGGGGGCGCTTTCCAAGCTAGACTTCGTGACAGCACACGAGGTTATGGAATGGTGTTCTTCAACCACGCCACCCGGCAGATGACGGCGAAAATCGTCTACTACGGCCCGGGCCTGTGCGGGAAGACCACCAACCTGAACACCATCTATGGCAAGACGAGCCAGAAGGCCCGCGGCGAGATGGTGAGCCTGAACACCGAGACCGACCGCACGCTCTTCTTCGACCTGCTGCCCATGGACGTGGGCATGGTGGGCGGCTTCAAGACCAAGCTCCAGCTCTACACGGTGCCCGGCCAGGTGTTCTACAACAGCACCCGCAAGCTGGTGCTGAAGGGCGTGGACGGCATCGTCTTCGTGGTGGACAGCCAGACGCCCATGCTGGATGCCTGCAAAGAGAGCTACCAGAACCTCGAGGAGAACCTCCGCGAACTCGGCCTGATCCTGGGGGACATCCCCACCGTCTTCCAGTGGAACAAGCGCGACCTCCGGAACGTGGTCCCCGTGGACGAGCTTGAGGCGGTCTTCAATCCCAAGGGCGTGCCCAGCTTCCAGTCCGTGGCCTCCGATGGCTCAGGCGTTTTCGAGACGCTGCGCGGCATCACCAAGCTCTCCCTCTCCCACATCAAGGCCCATGTCCTGGGCGAGTCCCAGGTGGCGGCCCCGGCGCCCCCGGCCGACGTGCGGCCGGCCCGTCCGGAGATCGAGGCCCTCACCCTGTCGGACCTTCCCTCCGTCACCGACCTGCTGGATCTGGAGGGCTCGGCCCCCGCCGGACCCTCGGCCGGTTCCACGCCCCTGCCGGACGAGGACGACGACAGCGGGTTCTTCATCGAGGCGCCGGTGCTCCCGGAGCATCCCGGGATGGCCGCAGACGACATCGCCTTCCTGATGGACGAGGGGGAATCCCTGCCTCCGGCGGCCCTGCCCGAGGTTGAAGAGCTTCCCGTTCCAGCCTTCGAGCCTGAGCCTGTGCAGGCGTCTGAACTGGTCCCACCTCCAGCCGAGGTCGCCCCGGAGGTGGCGGAGGAGCCGGAACCGGCAATTCCCGTTGAAGTCCATACAACTCCGCGTCCCGCCAAGGTCGGCGTGAAGATGGACCCGCTGGCCGCCCTGGCCTCCCTGAATGTGGAGACCAAGCGCCTCCCCGCCAAGCCCAAGGCCGTGGACCACAAGGATGCGATCAACTCCCTCATGGGCGAGCTGACTCTGGTGGGACGATCCGGTGCCCCTTCGGTCCTGCGCCTGGAGGTCCCCCCGGAAGTGGATGGGCATGAGATCGAGGTCGTGGTCCAGCTTCGGCACCAGGGTCAGGTTCTGGTGGAAGGCCAAGTCCGCCGTCCGGCGCCCGGGAAGGGCAGCACGGCCAAGCTCAGCGTCGAGATGAAGCGGAGCTGAGGTGCGCCTGCCCATCCTGATCTGGCTGGCGGTGTCCCCGTGCTTCGCGTCCATGCCCGGCTGGTGGACCACCTTCACCAGGATGCCCTCCCTGGAGAGCCGCTTCCGGCAGGAGAGCGACAGCCTGGTGTTCGGCAAGCTGGCCCGTCAGGGGCGCCTGGCCCTGGCCCGGGGCGGGCGGCTGCGGGTCACCTACGAGGGCGGGCTCACCGTCACCTGTGATGGGCGCCATCTGGTGCAGTACGACCCGGATACGCGGACGGCCCAGCGGGTGGAGCTGGCCCGGGCGGTGCGCGATTTTCCCCTGCTGGGCATCCTCCTGGATCCGGCCCGCCTCGACCGGCTGTACAAGGCGGAGTCCCTCGGTGGCGAGGCCGTGAAGCTCTCGCCCAGGGAGCCGGGCCTGCCCGAACTGAACCTCACGGGGCGCAAGGGTCTCCTGCATTCCCTGGCCTGGACCGATCCCTCCGGGGCGCGCCAGACCCTGGAGCTGCTCGATCCGAAGTCGCCGGCCCCCTTGGCGCCGGACGCATTCAAGCTACAGGTTCCGGCGGGCACCCGCTGGTCTACTCCGAACGGCTGAAGGCGTCGAAGCGCTCGGGCTGCGGAAAGCGGATCCGGAGCCAGGCATCGAGGTCGGCGACCGTGTCGAAGATCCTGGCGGCCCCGGCCCTGGTCAGTTCTTCGCGGCTGCCGTAGCCCCAGCCCACGCCGATGGCCTCCAGGCCATGATCCAGGGCGGCCACCATGTCCAGGCCCCGGTCGCCGATGAAGACGCCCCCGGGCCAGATGGTGCCCCGCTCCGCCAGACCTCCCAGCACCTCGGTCTTGGGCTGCCAGCGGCCTTTCAAGGTGCTGCCGAAGATGTCGTCGAAGATCAGGTTCAGGTCGAACTGGTAGGCGATGCGCCGGGCGAAGAGGCTGGGCTTGGCGGATACGACGTAGATGCGGTGGCCCTGGCGCTTCAGGCGGTGCAGCAGGTGGAAGACGCCTGGGTAGAGCTCGTGCTCGAAGACCCCGTCCTGCCGGTAGCGCTCCCAGTAGAAGTCGAGGGCCGCCTCCAGCCGCTCGGGGTCCTCGAGGCCCCGGAGGGAAGCCAGGGACTCCCGCATGCCCAAGCCGATCCAGCCCCGGATGGTGGCCTCGTCCGGCAGCTGCAGGTCGAAGGCCTCGCAGGTCTTCGCAAGGCAGTTTTGCACGCCGAGCAGGGGATCCACGAGGGTCCCGTCGAGGTCGAAGCAGACGAGCCCGGGAGTCGCCGCGGTCATGCAGCCCTACTTCTTCTGCTGCTGCTTGGTGTAATTCTCGATGGAAGCTCGCACGAAGGCGTGGGCCTCGTCCTTGCCGCCCCAGCCGTCGCTGGAGACGCTCTTCCGCTCGAGATCCTTGTAGGTGAGGAAGAAGTGCTCCACCTCGAGGAGGAAGTGCGGCGGCAGGTCGCTGCGCGACGTCACGTGGGCGTAGGTGGGGTCGTCCGTGGCCACGGCGAGGATCTTGGCGTCATGGCCCTTGTCGTCGGTCATGCGCAGCAGGCCGATGGGCCGGGCGCGGATCACCACGCCGGGGTAGGTGGAGCCGTTGATGAGCACGAGGATGTCGGCCGGATCGCCATCATCCGCGAGGGTGCCCGGAATGAACCCGTACTCGGCCGGGTAGTGGAAGGGCGAGAAGAGCACGCGGTCCACGTGCACCAGGCCCGTGTGGTGGTCGATTTCGTACTTGATGCGCGATCCGGTCGGGATTTCGATGATCGCGTTGACGATTTCGGGCGCCTGGTTGCCGGGGTGGAGATGGATGAAGGACATGGGCGCTCCGCGAGGGATCGATGTTCGCATGGTCCACGACCGGCGTCACGCGCGGGAGGCCGCCGCCAGCCGCAGGTGCACCGTGGTTCCGCGGCCCATCTGGCTTTCGATGAAGAGCAGGCCGCCGTGGGCCACGATGATGCGGTGGCAGACGGCGAGCCCCAGTCCGGTGCCGCCTCCGAAGGTGCTGAAGAAGGGATCGAACACCTTCGCCAGGGCCTCCTCCGGGATGCCGCAGCCGTTGTCGGTGAGCGTCAGGTGCCAGCAGGGCTGGCCCTCCAGCCGCTCCTCGACGGCGGACAGGATGATGCGCGGGGCCTCGGCATCCTCGAGCGCGCGGATGGCGTTCTGGAGCAGGTTCTGGGCGACCTGGCGCAGGAGGTCGGGATCGCCGAGCCAGGTGGCCTGCTCGGGGATCTGGTTCTCCCAGGGGACGGCTTCGGCCAGCGTCGCGCTGCGCAGCGTCTCCTCCCAGAAGCTCCGCAGGGGCAGGGTGCCCTCCTTGGGGTGCAGGTCCCGGGTGAAGGCCAGGGTGTTGCCGACCACGCTGTTCAGCCGGCCCACGCCCTCCTGCATCTTCCGGGCGAGCTCCAGCGGGCCGGCCTGCTCCGCGAGATCCTCCACGAGCATCCCGGAGAAGAGGGCCAGGCTGCCCAGGGGATTCCGGATCTCGTGGGCCAGCTCCGCGGCCATGCGGCCCATGGCGGCCAGGCGGTCTTCGCGGGTGGCCTGCTGGGCGCGCAGCACGGCCTCCGTGACGTCCCGCAGCGTGACGATGGTGCCACCGTGGGGGGCGGACCGCCGCTCCTCCTCGAAGATCAGCTCGCGCCCTTCCGCGGTCTGGACCCGGCGCTGGCCACCTGGGCTGCCGGCTTCCCAGGGCGCAGGTCCCTGCAGGAAGCGGCCCTCCAGGCCCTGGGGCCGGTTGGTGAACCGCAGGGAGCCGTCTTCGGCCAGCACCCAGATGGCGAAGGGGACCGCTTCGAGGACGGTCTGCAACTCGCCCTGGAGCTGCCCCAGCTGGGACTGGAGGGCCTCGTAGCGGGTCTGGAGGTGTTCGGAGGCCGCCGTGAAGGCCTCGAAGGCTTCGAGCAGCTGGCGGGGATCGGGATGGGTCTGGGCCCCCGTCACGGCTGCACCGGGCGGTCCAGCAGGCGACGCATGACCTCGCGATCTTCGCCCTTGGATTCGCCTTCCACGGCCTTCCTCAGGGCCGCAAGGGCATCCGGCGTGCCCAGGGCGGCCAGGGCCTTCGCGGCGGCCAACCGGATGGGCTGCGATTCGCCACCGCCGAAGAAGCCCTTGCGGCGCAGGCACTCCAGGAGGACCGGCAGGGACTTCGCGGAGGCGATGTGGCCGAGGGTGTCCAGGGCCTGGATGCGCAGCTTCTCGATGATGCGTTTGTCCTGGGCCAGCTCCGTGACCTGGGGCAGGCTGCCCTCCGATCTCAGCTGCCCCAGGGCGAAGAGGATCTCCTGCATGGTCTCCAGGTCGGTGTCCTTCATCTGGGCGACCAGGTGCGGTTCGGCCACGGGACCGCCCAGCTTCCAGAGGGCGCGCACCGCCGTGCGGCGCACCCTGGGCTCGGGGTGGCGGAGCAGGGGGAGGATGGCGGGGACGCAGCCGGCATCGCCGAGGTCCGAGAGGAGCATGAGGGCGTTCCGCACCAGGAACCAGGCCGGCGCGGTCAGGGCGTGCATCAGGGCGGGCAGGGCCATGGGTCCCATGCTCCGGACCGACTCGACCAGGCGGCCGCGCCGCGTGCGGTCGTTCTCCTCTCCGAGCCGGGCCACCAGGTGCCGGGCCATGGGATCGCCGATGAATTCGAAGTAGGGATGGACCTCGAGGATCATCTGATCCCGTTCCAGGGCGAAGGCCCGGGCGATGGCCGCGTCGAGCAGGGGGGGGCGCTGGAGGGAGGTCCGGAGCCGGGCGAGGGCATCGTTCCGCCAGGGATGCTGCTCCTCCAGGAAGGCGCAGAGCCCCTCGAGTTCGTGGAGATCGGAAAGCACCGGGGCGAGCTCTCCACGCTGGACCAGGGCCGCGAGCAGGGACTCCAGGGCCTCGGTGGACCAGCGGTGGACCGGGGGCTCCGGTTCCCAGGCGAAGTGGGCCCTCAGCCCTTCTGCGAGGGGGCCCTCGCCTTCCGGTGGCAGGCCCGGATCGTGGGCCCAGCGGGTCACGCCGTTGAGGGTCTGGATGGCCTTGAGGCGGAGCTCCGACTGGTCACTGCGGAGGGTCTCCAGGAGCACTTCCTGGATGCGGACGAAGTCGTCGAAGCGCCGCAGGTCCAGCAGCTCGCGCAGGAGGGCCAGGCGCTCCTCCAGGCTCAGCTCGAACAGATGGCCCTGCTCGAGCACCTTGAGCAGCTTGGCCTCCAGGCTGAGGGCCTCCCACTCCAGGTGACGCAGGATGGCCTCGGCCTGGGTGGGGTCCTGTCCGGCCAGGCGCAGGTGCGAGGACAGGGTGCGGACGAGCCGCTCCCGGTCGGCGATGGGTCGGAGGATGTCCTGGAGGGGGCCCCGCAGCTGGGCCCAGGTGGTTCCCTGGGCCAGGACCGTGCTGGTGGCCACGGCGAGGACCTCACCCGCCAGGGCCTTCACCCCCAGGGCCAGCCCCGCGGGATGTTCGGGGAGGCTGCCCAGGCCGGCCAGGAGGCCCAGCTGGGCTTCCGGGCTGAGTCCCATCAGCACCTGGCGCAGGGTCCCGAGCTGGCCGGGGGTCGGCATGCCCTCGCCGAGCCCGAGCTCCCGTCCCAGGGGGCCGAGGCCGCTCAGGTCCGAGGGGCCGAAGCCGGCCAGGGGCCCGGAGCCCCCATCGTCGAAGAGACCCCCGATGGATCCGCTGTCCCCGCCCAGGGTGCCGCTGCTGGTTCCTCCCGCCGCAGGGCCGAACGATGAGGCTCCGGTCGCCCGTTGGGTCGAGCCGCTCGTGGAGGTGGCCCCTTTGGCGATGGAGCTCAGCATGGCGTCCCGGATGAACTTGACGAGGTTCTCCGGTGAGGGGGAGGGCGCGACCGGCGGGGCCGGTGACAGGGCCGGCGCCTTCTCCGAGCCGAAGTCCTCCCCTTCGGAAATCTCCTGGTAGCGGGTCTGGGAAACCTTGATGTTCACCACGCCCGAGGATCGGAGCAGGGCCTCGAAGCCACCCTGCTCCTCCAGCTTCGGGGGCTTGGTGGCCAGGCCCTCGAGGAAGGTGAGCAGCTCGTCCGGCCGGACGCCCCGCTCGAAGACGAAGCCGCTGATGCCCCGCTCGGAGACCAGCCTCACGAGGGCAGCGACGTGGGGGCTGCGGGTGTCCTGCACCTGCCCGTCCACGAAGGCCTTGGTGCCGGACACCACGAACTGCAGGCGCCCCGGCTGGAGCAGCCACCGCTCGAAGGCGGCATGGGCTCCGGCGAGGCCCTCCTGGGCCCGGGGGTGCTGGGCGGTGTACATCTGCAGCGCCTTGAGGGCCACGGCCAGACTCTGGGCGAGCTGCAGGAAGTCGCTCATGGGGGCGTCATCTCCGCAGGGTCGGACCACTCGCGCCGGAGCTGGGCGTAGTGGGCTTCGAGGAAGGCGAGGCGGCGCCGGCCCTCCTCCCGGGCCGGTTCGGTGTTGAAGCTGGTGGTGATGCTCCGGGCCAGATCCAGCCAGGCCGTGCCGCGGCGGAGGATCTCCGCCGTGGTGATGGGCTGGAAGGCCCCGCTGATGCAGCCGAAGTGGATGAGGCTGGCCGCGCCGATCTTGCTGAGCTTGTCGCAGTCCCAGAGACAGGCCGTCTCGAGGGGCTCCAGCCGCTTCGTGAGCTTGAGGCCGACGTGGTGCTCGATGGCATGGCGCACGGCGGGGATCTTTTCCGCCGGGAAGTCGGTCCCGGCCAGGATCTCCGCCACCTTGGCGGAGGCGTCCTGGGCATGCGAATCCTTCGCGTGGGGATCCTTCAGGCGCTTGGCCACGTCGTGCAGCCAGGCCGCGCACTCCACCACTTCGGCATCGGCCCCCGTGGCGGGGGCCAGCCAGCGCGCCAGCAGCACGGCTGCGTAGGTGTGCTCGAAACGGTAGTTGAAGATGGGTTGGTAGGTGCCTTCCACTTCATGGCCGATGCCCCAGAACCGGATCGAGTCCGCGTCTGAGAAACGCCGCAGCGCTTGTTCGC contains these protein-coding regions:
- a CDS encoding isocitrate/isopropylmalate dehydrogenase family protein, with the protein product MDKPIRIALIPGDGVGTEVMAEVLPCLTWARSRGHVLETLQLPYGAGHYLTTGETLPETAFTAIRDGCDAILFGAVGDPRIPDGRHAEAILLRLRQDLDLTVNFRPCRAWVPGAGPDLDLEVFRENTEGPYCLQGSTEPGRAVDLAIHTESAVGRLLTAAFQRAEALDRPLTLAHKANVLKHGHGLWMRVFEDLKPLHPRVAARGMHADALLCALVQDPASFGVIAADNYLGDLISDLCAAFIGGMGVAPSLSWAPHRPFRCTALAEPVHGSAPDIAGKGLANPVGMMLSTALLFRHLGWEPEAKTLEAAVSGALAAGAKTSDLGGTLSTTAMGKAIRDRLPS
- a CDS encoding sensor histidine kinase, which translates into the protein MTGAQTHPDPRQLLEAFEAFTAASEHLQTRYEALQSQLGQLQGELQTVLEAVPFAIWVLAEDGSLRFTNRPQGLEGRFLQGPAPWEAGSPGGQRRVQTAEGRELIFEEERRSAPHGGTIVTLRDVTEAVLRAQQATREDRLAAMGRMAAELAHEIRNPLGSLALFSGMLVEDLAEQAGPLELARKMQEGVGRLNSVVGNTLAFTRDLHPKEGTLPLRSFWEETLRSATLAEAVPWENQIPEQATWLGDPDLLRQVAQNLLQNAIRALEDAEAPRIILSAVEERLEGQPCWHLTLTDNGCGIPEEALAKVFDPFFSTFGGGTGLGLAVCHRIIVAHGGLLFIESQMGRGTTVHLRLAAASRA
- a CDS encoding LolA family protein; the encoded protein is MRLPILIWLAVSPCFASMPGWWTTFTRMPSLESRFRQESDSLVFGKLARQGRLALARGGRLRVTYEGGLTVTCDGRHLVQYDPDTRTAQRVELARAVRDFPLLGILLDPARLDRLYKAESLGGEAVKLSPREPGLPELNLTGRKGLLHSLAWTDPSGARQTLELLDPKSPAPLAPDAFKLQVPAGTRWSTPNG
- a CDS encoding HD domain-containing protein; translated protein: MTQPTPWRSACEQALRRFSDADSIRFWGIGHEVEGTYQPIFNYRFEHTYAAVLLARWLAPATGADAEVVECAAWLHDVAKRLKDPHAKDSHAQDASAKVAEILAGTDFPAEKIPAVRHAIEHHVGLKLTKRLEPLETACLWDCDKLSKIGAASLIHFGCISGAFQPITTAEILRRGTAWLDLARSITTSFNTEPAREEGRRRLAFLEAHYAQLRREWSDPAEMTPP
- a CDS encoding inorganic diphosphatase, translating into MSFIHLHPGNQAPEIVNAIIEIPTGSRIKYEIDHHTGLVHVDRVLFSPFHYPAEYGFIPGTLADDGDPADILVLINGSTYPGVVIRARPIGLLRMTDDKGHDAKILAVATDDPTYAHVTSRSDLPPHFLLEVEHFFLTYKDLERKSVSSDGWGGKDEAHAFVRASIENYTKQQQKK
- a CDS encoding HAD hydrolase-like protein — protein: MTAATPGLVCFDLDGTLVDPLLGVQNCLAKTCEAFDLQLPDEATIRGWIGLGMRESLASLRGLEDPERLEAALDFYWERYRQDGVFEHELYPGVFHLLHRLKRQGHRIYVVSAKPSLFARRIAYQFDLNLIFDDIFGSTLKGRWQPKTEVLGGLAERGTIWPGGVFIGDRGLDMVAALDHGLEAIGVGWGYGSREELTRAGAARIFDTVADLDAWLRIRFPQPERFDAFSRSE
- a CDS encoding HEAT repeat domain-containing protein, with translation MSDFLQLAQSLAVALKALQMYTAQHPRAQEGLAGAHAAFERWLLQPGRLQFVVSGTKAFVDGQVQDTRSPHVAALVRLVSERGISGFVFERGVRPDELLTFLEGLATKPPKLEEQGGFEALLRSSGVVNIKVSQTRYQEISEGEDFGSEKAPALSPAPPVAPSPSPENLVKFIRDAMLSSIAKGATSTSGSTQRATGASSFGPAAGGTSSGTLGGDSGSIGGLFDDGGSGPLAGFGPSDLSGLGPLGRELGLGEGMPTPGQLGTLRQVLMGLSPEAQLGLLAGLGSLPEHPAGLALGVKALAGEVLAVATSTVLAQGTTWAQLRGPLQDILRPIADRERLVRTLSSHLRLAGQDPTQAEAILRHLEWEALSLEAKLLKVLEQGHLFELSLEERLALLRELLDLRRFDDFVRIQEVLLETLRSDQSELRLKAIQTLNGVTRWAHDPGLPPEGEGPLAEGLRAHFAWEPEPPVHRWSTEALESLLAALVQRGELAPVLSDLHELEGLCAFLEEQHPWRNDALARLRTSLQRPPLLDAAIARAFALERDQMILEVHPYFEFIGDPMARHLVARLGEENDRTRRGRLVESVRSMGPMALPALMHALTAPAWFLVRNALMLLSDLGDAGCVPAILPLLRHPEPRVRRTAVRALWKLGGPVAEPHLVAQMKDTDLETMQEILFALGQLRSEGSLPQVTELAQDKRIIEKLRIQALDTLGHIASAKSLPVLLECLRRKGFFGGGESQPIRLAAAKALAALGTPDALAALRKAVEGESKGEDREVMRRLLDRPVQP
- the lexA gene encoding transcriptional repressor LexA produces the protein MKASDLTKRQQAVLKFIRTFVQSEGRSPTLAEIAKGVGSSAVSTIHKHVQHLMDKGFLVRSHGKGNNLVVATGTEDDPSSTRAARSDARPEGAPAVRIFPFCGDVAAGSPILPESRALPIEVPNSIHRQRDELFVLRVRGDSMVDDAILDGDLVVLQRKGEYRNGDRVVALIDREEVTLKEFRRDAKGVWLIPHNPALQPRCYPPQLIDIQGILVGVMRSC
- a CDS encoding peroxiredoxin; the encoded protein is MSRNWRVGMGIMATLGLASAADITEGTKAPAFEAQDQNGATIRLADFQGKSVVVLYFYPKDDTPGCTAEACSLRDGFAELKAAGAVVLGVSADSTQSHKAFAEKFHLPFSILADPDKRIIEAYGVKMPLLGFAKRVTFLIDRQGIVRKVLTDVQTRAHDQQVLALLKGIS